The DNA region gatctggttactcatttgcgactgttttggttaATGTTTTGTGTACGTTTAGGTAACTGTTTGacgactgtttaattatcattttttttaaaatgaattatttgattttataataccaaaactgattatgaaaactacaactaaaacacaacaaacatgaaattaaacaaacatgaaattaaacaaagacataagtttAATTTTACATCCAACATAAGTTCAGGAAAAAATCCAAGAGTACAAGTcccaaatattacaaaagttttcataaacaTGAGGGAAGGAGGGATAGTGAAGGAACCTAACTTTGAACATCAGAAAGGTTTGggtcattggtttgagactcGAGGAAGAAAGACATACATGGGGTCACTTCCCGGTAACTAGGAGGAATTGAAAGCTGCAGCACCCTTTTCAATCCtattttcatcatcttccccGTCACTGCTTGGTGCGTTTTCCCAAAGACGGTTGAGTTCTCTCCCACAATAACACTGGAGAAACCAAACGGATTATTATTAGCAATCAAAAGTCATAAAAACTAGATatacaaagttttgttttggtgttaaGCGCTTCACGCAGAATCATTGCTAATTGCCTTGTGAAGACAAAAGCATGCTAATATGATGCAGAGATATATGTGCCGATAAGCTCAATGAAGCAGTTACCAGATATATGTGCcttataaagttttgtttttgaccTTCTTCCAGCTTCTCCCACGTCAAATTTTCCGTGTTCAACACGAAAGTCCCACTGGTCAATTTCCCCGGTCCCAAATGAGCCTTTGGGTCCATATCAACCTCACCTCCagatataacaatatatttccCCAAAACTGCTATCGAAAATACGCTCCTCCCCCATGGCTTTTCACCAATTGTTTCCACTTTAGTCCACTTACCTTCAACAGAGTCATAGCAATGAACATCATCCAGTTCATCCCCGTTAAATCCATACACAACCCAAATCTTTCCGTGCACAACTGCGAGCCTTGGTCCTCCTCTCACTTTGCAAAACTCTCCAGGATTCGGAAGCTGAATCCATTTTTGATCAACAATGCTATAAGCATGAAGTGTATTGACCCGTGCTGTAGTACTCACTCCACCAAAGACATAGACATTCTTGTTATCAGTAGCCATTCCGTGGAAGCTACGGGGTGCTGGTCCTTTATCAACGTGAGTTATGAGTTTCCACTCGCTTTTAACTGTGTCGTAAGAGTAGAAACCGCTGTAATTACGGTGgccatcaccaccaccaaagaCGTAGAGGTTAGTGCCGATGGCCACCATGCAAACGCCTAAGCAAGGGAGGTCAGGAAAGTCGTCATTAGGAGGAGCAAGTGACCATGTGTGAGTCTTTAAATCGAAGACGTATAAATGTTGATCGATGTGGAAATTTGGCGTTAACTCTCCTCCAAAAGAGTACATTTTGTCTCCAACCATTGCTATAGCGTGCGAGCATCTTGGTCCAGGTTCATTTGACTTTTGCTCCACCTAACAATGATAATGCATATAGCTAAAACACAATTTACAGTAGCATATTTATAAGAACAATACTTGGCTTCACCCCTATGGGTGAAGGAACCTCTTTATTcaccttcttataaaataataaaataaaatctgtacacattattataaaattaaaaacttaaatcgctcttttataaatccaaaccgatatataattttatactaattgtaaaatataaaccctatatatctcatttgtaaacccaaaccgacatataatttcattctaattataaaatctaaaccttaaccatctcatttgtaaaccgaaaccgacatataatttcgttctaattgtaaaatctaaatcctaaccacctcatttgcaAACCTAAACcgaaatataatttcattttaattgtaaaatctaaaccctaaccgcttcatttgtaaatccaaaccgacatataatttcgttttaattataaaatctaaactctaatcaccttatttgtaaacccaaaccgacaaataattttgatttattttttaaataagataatatatagaagattctgattggttgaaaatgaGGAGGCGAACACAAAAGTTCacctaaatatttttctattaataatgTTCACATGGAAATGATCTGAGCTTTTTTTGTAGCGAACAAACTGACCAATATCAAACCACCTAATTCAACGTACAACAATCATACTAAATAACATTACTTTATTAAAATTCCATATTTTTTgagtaaaactatatatacttaaaatGAATCTATACTAACATTTTCACAGCATTTTATCGAAAAACCTTGGAgttctaaattatttagatactaattattttgttgatatattagATACATATAATTCAATATCACCCACTTATAAACAACTTTTGATAGACTTTTTTAATTTCgcttttattatcatttttatattattaactatTTTTACAGCATGTTACTGTTTAAAACATGTTAGCATGTTACTGTTTAAAACATGTTATCTCTAAGGGGAAAGAGAAAGACATTTGAGCTCTATAATACATACATGTATATACTAATCAAGTTATATGAGATtcttatgcatttttttttctttcaaaagacaacaaaataaCTAAGGTGGCCAAGGGAAAGACTAACACTTATCTTTTTGACAGTAACATtatcttttctaaaataatattttctatatttcactttgtttatcatttttaatatattttaacatcatttaaaaaatttcaaagaatgattgatataatttaaattactaaagttaaaatattatgtatatgtgAACTTATAAATGTTACACATGTTATAAAACGGGGTTATACTGCAGAACACATTATAAGGTTAGACGGTTTacattaacattagtataaattttaaaaatagcatTAGTCCCACGCTTGAATACgggttaaattttcattttattgttttgttaacaccatcaattttagaatattagacatatctaattaagttgatttattacgattatgtaaaaaaaattgtactatGGGTGAAATTCTAGAAttgataatcaaaataaaat from Camelina sativa cultivar DH55 chromosome 3, Cs, whole genome shotgun sequence includes:
- the LOC109125095 gene encoding nitrile-specifier protein 2-like; the protein is MLFSMIVVEQKSNEPGPRCSHAIAMVGDKMYSFGGELTPNFHIDQHLYVFDLKTHTWSLAPPNDDFPDLPCLGVCMVAIGTNLYVFGGGDGHRNYSGFYSYDTVKSEWKLITHVDKGPAPRSFHGMATDNKNVYVFGGVSTTARVNTLHAYSIVDQKWIQLPNPGEFCKVRGGPRLAVVHGKIWVVYGFNGDELDDVHCYDSVEGKWTKVETIGEKPWGRSVFSIAVLGKYIVISGGEVDMDPKAHLGPGKLTSGTFVLNTENLTWEKLEEGQKQNFIRHIYLVTASLSLSAHISLHHISMLLSSQGN